TCGGCAAAACCTGGCTGGAATCGTGGTCGAATCGACTTACAATTGGTACTGGCTGGTCGATCTGTTGATGGCGGAAGGGTACAGGGTTCATCTGGCCAATCCTGCGGCTATCCAGATGTACAAGGGAATCAAGCATGTCGACGATACGCACGATGCTTTCTGGTTGGCCGAGATGCTGCGCTTGAATATTTTGCCCGAAGGTTACATCTATCCGAAAGAAACGAGGCCGATACGCGATCTGTTGCGCAAAAGAGGACATCTGGTGCGGCTTCGGACCTCGCTGATCATCAGCCTGCAGAACATTGTCACCCGCAATAGCGGAGTGCGGCTCAAAGCCCATGAAATCAAGCGATTCCGTGATGAGTGTATCAGCCCCCTGTTGACCGACAACGAGGATCTGGCCTTGGCCGGCGTGGTGAGCAAGGAGGGCATCGACTTTTTTACCCGACAGATCCGGCGGATCGAGCGCGTGGTGGAGAGCCGCATCGATGTGGAAGGCCCCTATCGGTATCTGCTGACCATTCCGGGGATCGGCAAGATTCTGGCACTGACCATCATGCTGGAAACCGGCCGCATCGAGCGCTTTGCCAAGGTCGGCAACTACGCTTCCTACTGTCGCAAGGTCTCCAGTCGTTGGAGTAGCAACGGCAAAACAAAAGGGCGTGGCAACGCCAAAAATGGCAATAAGTATCTAGCCTGGGCGTTTTCCGAAGCGGCCGAATTGGCCCGTCGCTTCGATCCGCAGGCACGGGCCTTCTACAATCGCAAACGGCAAAAGGCCCAGACCATGGTGGCCCATGGCGCCTTGGCGCACAAACTGGTTCGGGCTGCCTACTATGTGATGCGTGATCAGGTGCCATTCATGCCGGAAAAACTGTTCACATAACCGGTTGGCTGGAGCGGGGAACCGGGATTGGGGTTGGCAGAACCAGAAGGCCTGATTGGTCAACCGCTCCATCCGCACCTTAAGCGCTATCGGCTTCTTGACTGCCCATGCCGTGAGCCACGCAGGGGCTGGCTCACAACCACAAAACCTGTCAACAACCATTGGACA
This genomic window from Geothermobacter ehrlichii contains:
- a CDS encoding IS110 family RNA-guided transposase; this encodes MQLYSGFDLHSNNCHLGIIDESGKRIFKKKLDNEPERILQTLQPYRQNLAGIVVESTYNWYWLVDLLMAEGYRVHLANPAAIQMYKGIKHVDDTHDAFWLAEMLRLNILPEGYIYPKETRPIRDLLRKRGHLVRLRTSLIISLQNIVTRNSGVRLKAHEIKRFRDECISPLLTDNEDLALAGVVSKEGIDFFTRQIRRIERVVESRIDVEGPYRYLLTIPGIGKILALTIMLETGRIERFAKVGNYASYCRKVSSRWSSNGKTKGRGNAKNGNKYLAWAFSEAAELARRFDPQARAFYNRKRQKAQTMVAHGALAHKLVRAAYYVMRDQVPFMPEKLFT